Proteins from a single region of Polynucleobacter sp. KF022:
- a CDS encoding efflux RND transporter permease subunit produces MNWTDIFIRRPVLSMVVSALVLIFGLKAIGSLPVNQYPQTQNAIVTITTAYYGADPETIAGFITQPLEASIAQAQGIDYLSSASVSGVSTIIATLKLNYDSNAALTQIQTQISAVKNQLPPQAQQPILTVQVGQSTAAMYMGFYSDEIPNNAITDYLLRVVKPKLDSVEGVQNAEITGGRKFALRAWLDREKMAGLGVGADDVYSALSANNYLSAVGSTKGDMVSVDLVAGTDLHTLEEFRKLVVKKDGVNIVYLDQVANVTLGSEDYNTNVAFSGKSSVFIAIKVAPQANLLDVAQRVRDVVPDIQKQLPIGMTGKIVYDSTKFITSSIDEVVSTLLEALVIVTVVIYLFLGSARAVAVPVIAMPLSLIGTFFLMQVLGYSINLLTLLALVLAIGLVVDDAIIVVENVDRHMKEGKSPLEASLIAARELGGPILAMTVVLIAVYIPIGFQGGLTGALFTEFAFTLASAVAVSGLIALTLSPMMCSRIFTEEQEASSFVQKIDRIFDKVHHSYQSTLRELLSTWQVIIVMGVILLGGVGYLYATARAELAPTEDQGIVLMQASGPPNSTVNQMQTYADQIYAIAAAEPEYEQAFQITSPTSSFGGILLKDWGERNRNATKFQEDMQQKWNTIAGARVAAFQFPALPGAQGLPVQVVINTTESYSALNEVSQAVLDKARRSGNFFFVDSDLKIDKPQDVLEIDREKVAALGMTQQQVGASLSAALGGGFVNYFSVAGRSYRVIPQVKQVDRLNPDQILDYYIRTPSGAMVQARTIATIKQRVVPQSINHFQQLNSATISGVSTPFISQADLLEFMRQTLKEVAPNGYSMDYAGPSRQFMAESGGFLVTMFFAILIVFLVLAAQFESFRDPIVILVSVPLALFGALIFINLGFTTLNVYTQVGLVTLMGLISKHGILIVEFANELQEAGRSKLDAIVEASSVRLRPILMTTAAMVLGVLPLVIASGAGAAGRQSMGIVIFTGLSIGTLFTLFVVPAMYLFIGADHHAKKFKQQ; encoded by the coding sequence ATGAATTGGACCGATATATTCATCCGTAGGCCAGTGCTCTCCATGGTAGTGAGCGCCCTGGTACTGATCTTTGGTTTAAAGGCAATTGGATCCTTACCAGTAAATCAGTATCCGCAAACACAAAATGCGATTGTGACCATTACAACAGCCTACTATGGTGCAGATCCAGAAACCATTGCGGGCTTTATTACGCAACCCCTAGAGGCTTCTATAGCTCAGGCGCAGGGCATTGATTACCTTTCTTCTGCCAGCGTGAGTGGTGTCTCAACCATTATTGCAACATTGAAGTTAAATTACGACTCAAACGCGGCATTAACTCAGATACAAACTCAAATTAGTGCAGTTAAGAATCAGCTGCCACCTCAAGCTCAGCAGCCGATTTTGACGGTACAAGTTGGTCAATCAACTGCTGCGATGTATATGGGTTTCTATAGCGATGAAATCCCCAACAACGCAATTACTGATTACTTATTGCGTGTAGTTAAGCCAAAGCTAGACTCTGTTGAAGGCGTGCAGAATGCAGAAATTACAGGCGGTCGCAAGTTCGCTTTACGCGCTTGGCTTGATCGTGAAAAGATGGCTGGTTTGGGCGTTGGTGCAGATGATGTCTATAGCGCTTTATCGGCAAATAATTATCTTTCAGCCGTGGGAAGCACCAAGGGCGATATGGTGTCGGTCGATTTGGTTGCTGGAACCGATTTACATACGTTAGAAGAGTTTCGTAAGTTAGTTGTAAAAAAAGATGGGGTAAATATTGTTTACCTTGATCAGGTAGCTAACGTCACATTAGGTTCCGAGGACTACAACACGAACGTTGCCTTCAGTGGCAAAAGCTCGGTATTTATCGCGATAAAGGTTGCACCACAAGCTAATTTATTAGACGTAGCGCAGCGTGTACGGGATGTGGTGCCGGATATTCAAAAGCAATTACCAATCGGGATGACTGGCAAGATTGTGTATGACTCCACCAAATTTATTACCAGCTCCATTGACGAAGTAGTTTCTACGTTGTTAGAGGCTTTGGTCATTGTGACTGTAGTGATCTACCTCTTTTTGGGTAGCGCTCGTGCTGTTGCGGTTCCAGTCATTGCGATGCCTTTATCTCTCATTGGCACATTTTTCTTGATGCAGGTTTTAGGTTATTCCATTAACTTACTCACCCTCTTGGCCTTAGTGCTAGCAATTGGCTTGGTGGTGGATGACGCCATCATCGTGGTTGAAAACGTTGACCGTCACATGAAGGAAGGTAAGTCGCCTTTAGAGGCTTCATTAATCGCTGCGCGTGAATTAGGCGGCCCTATTTTGGCGATGACAGTCGTGCTGATTGCGGTATATATCCCAATTGGTTTCCAAGGCGGCTTAACCGGCGCATTGTTTACTGAATTTGCGTTTACTTTGGCTAGTGCTGTGGCAGTTTCCGGGTTGATTGCGTTAACACTCTCACCAATGATGTGCTCGCGTATCTTTACCGAAGAACAAGAGGCCTCATCATTTGTCCAAAAAATTGATCGTATCTTTGATAAGGTGCATCACAGCTACCAAAGTACTTTGCGTGAATTATTAAGCACGTGGCAAGTCATTATTGTGATGGGCGTAATCTTGCTAGGCGGAGTTGGATATTTATATGCAACTGCTCGCGCTGAATTGGCGCCAACGGAAGACCAGGGCATTGTATTGATGCAAGCATCAGGACCGCCTAATAGTACGGTTAATCAAATGCAGACTTACGCCGACCAAATCTATGCAATTGCGGCTGCAGAACCAGAATATGAACAAGCGTTTCAGATCACTAGTCCAACTTCTAGCTTTGGCGGTATTTTGCTCAAAGACTGGGGCGAGCGTAATCGCAATGCTACAAAGTTCCAGGAAGATATGCAGCAGAAGTGGAATACCATTGCAGGCGCCCGTGTTGCAGCCTTCCAATTCCCTGCGCTACCGGGCGCACAAGGCTTGCCAGTACAGGTGGTGATCAATACCACTGAATCTTATTCGGCCTTAAATGAGGTGTCACAGGCGGTGCTTGATAAAGCGCGCCGTAGCGGCAATTTCTTCTTCGTAGATTCCGATCTCAAGATTGATAAGCCTCAAGACGTTTTAGAAATCGATCGTGAAAAAGTGGCTGCTCTTGGAATGACTCAACAGCAAGTGGGCGCGTCACTTTCCGCAGCTTTAGGCGGCGGCTTTGTGAATTATTTCTCAGTAGCAGGACGCTCTTATCGAGTGATTCCACAAGTGAAACAAGTCGATCGTTTAAACCCAGATCAAATCTTGGATTACTACATCCGCACTCCAAGTGGCGCCATGGTTCAGGCGCGTACTATTGCAACCATTAAGCAAAGAGTGGTGCCTCAGTCAATTAATCACTTTCAGCAATTGAATTCAGCCACGATCTCGGGTGTAAGTACGCCATTTATCTCACAGGCGGATTTATTAGAGTTCATGCGTCAGACCTTAAAAGAAGTTGCTCCTAATGGTTACAGCATGGACTACGCCGGCCCATCACGTCAGTTTATGGCAGAGTCTGGCGGCTTCTTAGTCACCATGTTTTTTGCGATCTTGATTGTGTTCTTAGTGCTTGCAGCTCAGTTTGAGAGCTTCCGTGATCCGATTGTGATCTTAGTTTCTGTGCCATTGGCTTTATTCGGCGCCTTAATCTTTATTAACTTAGGATTTACGACTCTCAATGTGTACACCCAGGTTGGCCTTGTCACATTGATGGGATTAATTAGTAAGCACGGTATTTTGATCGTAGAGTTTGCTAATGAGTTGCAAGAAGCTGGACGCAGCAAACTAGATGCTATCGTAGAGGCCAGTAGTGTTCGTTTGCGCCCTATTTTGATGACAACTGCTGCGATGGTCTTAGGTGTATTACCTTTGGTTATTGCTTCTGGGGCTGGCGCTGCGGGCAGACAGTCTATGGGCATTGTGATCTTTACCGGACTATCTATTGGTACGCTATTTACGCTATTTGTAGTGCCAGCAATGTACCTATTTATTGGTGCTGATCACCACGCTAAAAAGTTTAAGCAACAGTAA
- a CDS encoding efflux RND transporter periplasmic adaptor subunit — MEPLKRRMIIMLCGVFLLLGLIFAFNQLKTFMIKHFIAGMGLPPATVSTMVVAASEWQPKLTSVGNVRAFRGVELSTELGGLVQTVPIKSGQDVKEGELLIKLNDASDIAQLNSLKAMADLAKVINERDRQQLAIQAISKNVFDTSAADAKSKQAQVEQQTALVAKKNLKAPFSGRIGIVAINPGQYVNPGDKLLTLQTLDPIFVDFNLPQNNAEQIQVGQEVVVTTDAFKDASFTGKITAVSPKVDTNTRNIQVEAQLANPDKKILPGMFANVNIKVGDQVKYLTLPQTAVTYNPYGSTVFIAKPTGKKDKQGKPALEAQQVFVTTGLTRGDQVAILKGIDEGATVVTSGQLKLKNGTPLIVNNKVLPANSPDPKPQE; from the coding sequence ATGGAGCCGTTGAAACGTCGTATGATCATCATGCTCTGCGGCGTATTTCTGTTGCTAGGCTTGATATTTGCTTTTAATCAGTTAAAGACATTCATGATTAAGCATTTCATCGCGGGAATGGGTTTGCCTCCGGCAACCGTATCCACGATGGTGGTCGCAGCATCTGAGTGGCAGCCTAAATTAACTAGCGTTGGTAATGTGCGCGCATTTAGAGGTGTTGAGCTCAGTACCGAACTTGGCGGCTTGGTACAAACAGTGCCGATTAAGTCGGGGCAAGATGTTAAAGAAGGCGAGCTTCTTATTAAGCTAAATGATGCCTCTGATATTGCGCAATTAAATTCATTAAAAGCAATGGCAGATTTAGCGAAAGTAATCAACGAGCGTGATAGACAGCAACTGGCAATTCAGGCAATTAGCAAAAACGTATTTGATACCAGTGCCGCAGATGCTAAATCAAAGCAAGCCCAGGTGGAGCAACAGACTGCTCTAGTAGCGAAGAAAAATCTCAAAGCGCCATTTAGCGGGCGTATCGGCATTGTGGCTATTAACCCAGGCCAGTATGTAAATCCGGGCGATAAGTTATTAACCCTACAAACCTTAGACCCTATTTTTGTGGATTTCAATTTGCCACAAAATAATGCTGAGCAAATTCAGGTTGGCCAAGAAGTTGTGGTGACAACCGATGCATTTAAGGATGCCAGCTTTACAGGCAAGATAACTGCCGTTAGCCCAAAGGTAGATACCAATACTCGAAATATTCAGGTAGAGGCTCAACTCGCTAATCCGGATAAGAAAATTCTGCCGGGAATGTTTGCTAACGTAAATATTAAGGTAGGTGATCAGGTTAAATACTTAACCTTGCCTCAAACAGCGGTTACTTACAACCCTTACGGCTCCACAGTCTTTATTGCTAAACCTACTGGCAAAAAAGACAAGCAAGGTAAGCCCGCTCTTGAGGCGCAACAAGTATTTGTCACAACCGGTTTAACACGCGGTGATCAAGTGGCTATCCTCAAAGGTATCGATGAGGGAGCAACCGTAGTTACTAGTGGGCAGCTGAAGCTAAAGAATGGCACACCACTGATTGTTAATAACAAAGTGCTGCCAGCAAACTCACCCGATCCAAAGCCTCAGGAATAA
- a CDS encoding efflux transporter outer membrane subunit — translation MFLSIPQFSHLNLLSLICAGALSACAVGPDFKQPEAPKTSSYTETTLSKTLTPAPGVPGGSEQEFVEGADIEAQWWELYKSAELDALIKRALQQNPNLGAADAALRAAQENVNAQIGGQYFPAVGLGGTATRQLQPSAIYGLPYGSDTYNLYNTSVNVTYKLDVFGGARRAVEGARAQAEVAQFQLEGAYLSLTANVVTGAVREAALRAQMQATEEILKAQTNLAEVTEKQLVIGTVSKVDVTSQRTLVSSSQVDLFNYERNLAFARNQLAVLVGEIPSNANIAKFDLANLHLPEKLPLSVPSSLVRQRPDVRAAEAQLKAQNAFVGVATANLLPQFNITGSIGSAALTSAALFGPNSALWSIGGGILQPLFQGGQLLAQRRGAIANYEQAAFQYQATVLNAFQEVANALRALETGAQALKAASDAERYAYETLDLVQQQYKLGTASYLAVLYYQNQYQQAKVKSVSAQATRFSDTAALFAALGGGWWNREGPAFKPKDIANKDQNETSGTN, via the coding sequence ATGTTTTTGTCGATTCCACAGTTCTCACATTTGAATTTACTTTCGCTTATTTGTGCGGGAGCTCTCTCTGCTTGCGCAGTTGGACCAGACTTTAAACAGCCTGAGGCACCCAAGACTTCTTCTTATACTGAAACTACTTTATCTAAGACACTGACCCCTGCGCCTGGCGTGCCTGGCGGTAGTGAACAAGAGTTTGTAGAGGGCGCTGATATTGAAGCGCAATGGTGGGAGCTCTATAAGTCTGCAGAGCTTGATGCCTTAATTAAGAGAGCGCTCCAACAAAATCCAAACTTAGGTGCTGCTGATGCTGCATTACGAGCCGCTCAAGAAAATGTCAACGCACAAATTGGCGGTCAATACTTTCCAGCTGTTGGTCTTGGCGGTACAGCAACCCGTCAACTTCAACCATCTGCTATCTACGGACTTCCATATGGTTCAGATACCTACAATCTGTACAACACTTCAGTTAATGTGACTTATAAGTTGGATGTCTTTGGTGGGGCACGTCGCGCGGTTGAGGGTGCTCGTGCACAGGCTGAAGTTGCGCAGTTTCAATTGGAAGGTGCCTATCTTTCTTTAACTGCTAATGTGGTAACAGGCGCAGTACGAGAAGCAGCCCTGCGTGCGCAAATGCAAGCTACAGAAGAAATTCTGAAGGCCCAAACCAATCTTGCCGAAGTAACGGAGAAGCAATTAGTGATTGGCACGGTTTCAAAAGTAGACGTCACATCTCAACGCACATTAGTTTCAAGCTCTCAAGTTGATCTTTTCAACTATGAAAGAAATTTAGCATTTGCACGTAATCAGTTGGCAGTATTGGTGGGCGAAATTCCAAGCAATGCAAATATTGCTAAATTTGATTTAGCAAACTTGCATTTGCCTGAGAAGTTACCGCTCTCAGTGCCATCCAGCCTGGTGCGCCAACGCCCTGACGTACGTGCTGCTGAGGCTCAACTCAAGGCCCAAAATGCCTTTGTGGGCGTTGCTACCGCTAATTTATTGCCGCAATTCAATATCACCGGGTCCATTGGTTCTGCAGCCCTTACTTCCGCTGCGTTATTTGGGCCGAACTCTGCTCTTTGGTCAATTGGTGGTGGGATATTGCAACCGCTTTTCCAAGGCGGCCAACTATTGGCACAACGTCGCGGCGCGATTGCGAACTACGAACAAGCTGCTTTCCAATATCAAGCAACCGTCTTAAATGCATTTCAGGAAGTGGCTAATGCATTACGTGCGTTAGAGACCGGCGCTCAAGCGTTGAAGGCGGCCTCAGATGCAGAGCGTTATGCCTATGAAACATTGGATTTAGTACAGCAGCAGTACAAGTTGGGTACTGCTAGTTATTTGGCGGTGCTCTACTACCAAAATCAGTATCAACAAGCCAAAGTGAAATCAGTTTCTGCACAAGCAACTCGTTTCTCAGATACGGCTGCTTTATTTGCAGCGCTCGGCGGCGGCTGGTGGAATCGTGAAGGCCCTGCTTTTAAACCAAAAGACATAGCGAACAAAGATCAAAATGAAACTTCTGGAACAAATTAA